In Colletotrichum higginsianum IMI 349063 chromosome 1, whole genome shotgun sequence, one genomic interval encodes:
- a CDS encoding Carboxylic ester hydrolase: MFALPQPSMERRKFDWRRFSAPVAIASMILAVLSVVLYFNIREHLTARDEANLPRVTVDLGYARYSGNVLPSGVSQFLGMRFAAPPIGNLRWRAPQDPEPKEGTTDAIDVRRLLPSCRSSAISLTESQFGPTCLATEVTYPTSGQDEDCLYVNVWSPNNTTPDSKLPVWLFIQGGGYTSNANPNWNGSQVVDVSGKNIVFVNFNYRVGLWGFLASERIRKDGDLNAGLLDQRQVMKWVQTHISKFGGDPNHVVIHGLSAGAGSVALHLAAYGGRDDKLFVGAMSESVFFPAQPRVPELEYQFDKTVEQVGCKDEKDQMGCLRGKDIKAIQDANLALPFPGRSANPHFYWTPCIDGDMLRDYPYRLYEKGSFIKMPVLFGTGTNEGSVFAANVATQDGFVSFMTDNYPKLTKNETGLMLEKYPLLAPLPNHNAWFPSTSQAYGETTFICPGNIVMDAYAAANRSSTSWSYRFNVQDNQNTASGLGVPHVFEAPAVFGIDACPTPESFRTYNRPIVPLMMNYWISFIRSLNPNTYKLNGAPAWDAWGRNQSRYVFELDKNRMENVDDGQKSRCRFWESIVEVMEQ, encoded by the exons ATGTTCGCCCTCCCTCAACCCTCcatggagaggaggaagttCGACTGGCGGAGATTCTCTGCGCCAGTTGCCATCGCAAGCATgatcctcgccgtcctctccGTCGTCCTCTACTTTAATATTCGTGAACATCTCACTGCCCGGGATGAG GCCAACCTGCCGAGGGTGACAGTCGATCTAGGCTACGCAAGGTATTCTGGCAACGTGCTCCCCAGCGGCGTGAGCCAGTTTCTCGGTATGAGATTTGCGGCGCCTCCCATAGGAAATCTGAGATGGCGTGCACCTCAAGATCCCGAGCCTAAGGAAGGCACGACAGATGCCATTGATGTGAGGCGTCTTTTGCCATCTTGCCGTTCGAGCGCTATTTCGCTGACCGAGTCCCAGTTTGGGCCGACATGCCTCGCGACGGAAGTGACGTATCCAACTTCGGGCCAAGATGAGGACTGTTTATATGTCAACGTCTGGTCACCTAACAACACGACGCCCGACTCGAAGCTTCCGGTGTGGTTATTTATTCAAGGCGGAG GCTACACCTCCAATGCCAACCCCAACTGGAATGGCTCTCAGGTTGTCGACGTCTCCGGCAAGaacatcgtcttcgtcaacTTCAACTACAGGGTCGGCTTATGGGGGTTTCTGGCAAGCGAGCGCATCAGGAAGGACGGGGACTTGAATGCAGGACTCTTGGACCAGCGGCAGGTCATGAAATGGGTCCAAACTCATATTTCAAAG TTTGGCGGCGATCCAAATCACGTTGTTATCCATGGTCTCTCGGCAGGCGCTGGCTCAGTCGCCCTCCACCTCGCAGCGTACGGCGGGAGGGATGACAAGCTATTCGTAGGCGCCATGTCCGAGTCTGTCTTCTTTCCCGCCCAACCCCGCGTGCCCGAGCTTGAATACCAGTTCGACAAGACCGTAGAGCAGGTCGGCTGCAAGGACGAAAAGGACCAGATGGGGTGTCTTCGCGGCAAGGATATCAAGGCCATCCAGGACGCCAACCTTGCCTTGCCGTTCCCCGGAAGATCGGCGAACCCACACTTTTACTGGACGCCCTGTATAGACGGTGACATGCTCCGGGACTACCCATACCGGCTCTACGAAAAGGGATCCTTCATCAAAATGCCCGTGCTCTTCGGCACGGGAACTAACG AGGGGTCCGTCTTCGCTGCCAACGTCGCGACCCAGGATGGATTCGTCTCCTTCATGACGGATAACTACCCGAAGCTCACAAAGAACGAGACCGGCCTCATGCTGGAAAAGTACCCGCTCCTGGCCCCCCTCCCGAACCACAACGCCTGGTTCCCCTCTACCAGCCAGGCCTACGGCGAGACGACCTTCATCTGCCCAGGCAACATCGTCATGGACGCCTACGCGGCCGCGAACCGCTCCTCCACGAGCTGGTCCTACCGTTTCAACGTACAGGACAACCAAAACACGGCCTCCGGGCTCGGCGTCCCGCACGTCTTCGAAGcgcccgccgtcttcggcatcgacgcGTGTCCGACGCCTGAGAGCTTCCGCACATATAACCGGCCGATCGTGCCTCTGATGATGAACTACTGGATCTCCTTCATCCGGAGCCTGAACCCCAACACGTACAAGCTCAACGGTGCCCCGGCTTGGGACGCCTGGGGGAGGAACCAGTCGCGGTACGTGTTTGAGCTGGACAAGAACCGTATGGAGaatgtcgacgacgggcaGAAGTCCCGGTGCCGCTTCTGGGAGAGCATCGTGGAGGTCATGGAGCAATGA